The following coding sequences are from one Planctomycetota bacterium window:
- a CDS encoding PEP-CTERM sorting domain-containing protein (PEP-CTERM proteins occur, often in large numbers, in the proteomes of bacteria that also encode an exosortase, a predicted intramembrane cysteine proteinase. The presence of a PEP-CTERM domain at a protein's C-terminus predicts cleavage within the sorting domain, followed by covalent anchoring to some some component of the (usually Gram-negative) cell surface. Many PEP-CTERM proteins exhibit an unusual sequence composition that includes large numbers of potential glycosylation sites. Expression of one such protein has been shown restore the ability of a bacterium to form floc, a type of biofilm.) → MLATAATAALFVSSSADTALAGTVGFDIIATVDVLGGDVTLQSDTFDGLSAVTVLSPSGGLVPTNVELPAGFGVFSELETDITLGTLGAAADMSGSGLSLGAIYNTTLDPQDLSFILGDASGNPAEILPADVNYINVPEPATGLLLIGGCGLLVRRRR, encoded by the coding sequence TTGCTTGCTACCGCGGCCACCGCCGCGCTTTTTGTGAGTTCGTCCGCTGACACCGCGCTCGCCGGTACGGTGGGCTTCGACATCATCGCCACGGTGGATGTCCTCGGCGGTGATGTCACCTTGCAGTCCGACACCTTCGACGGGTTGTCGGCCGTCACCGTGTTGAGCCCCAGCGGTGGCTTGGTTCCGACCAACGTCGAGTTGCCCGCCGGGTTCGGCGTGTTCTCGGAGTTGGAGACCGACATCACGCTCGGCACGCTCGGTGCCGCGGCCGACATGTCCGGCAGCGGCCTCTCGCTCGGCGCGATCTACAACACGACGCTCGACCCGCAGGACCTGTCGTTCATCCTCGGTGACGCATCGGGGAACCCCGCGGAAATCCTGCCCGCCGACGTGAACTACATCAACGTGCCCGAGCCGGCCACCGGTCTACTGCTGATCGGCGGCTGCGGTCTGCTCGTCCGTCGTCGCCGCTAG